A single genomic interval of Carassius carassius chromosome 24, fCarCar2.1, whole genome shotgun sequence harbors:
- the LOC132103525 gene encoding protein DEK-like, which translates to MAFEKRGRAITRHCKDSEDTFSDKEEDDDDDDATEEGSKEEEKSPPKKSSTTKSTKKSEKSEQTASDDSDQDVHENKNAKKTKKKAATKRKVPAKPVPKTKKADSSSNRGKKKASKSKDKSESSDDDQPLIKMVKKYPPTQEQLKETIKDLLKDANLEEVTMNQITRKVYDKYPDFDLSSRKEFIRETVKGLIS; encoded by the exons ATGGCGTTTGAAAAGAGAGGGCGGGCTATCAC acggcactgcaaaGACAGTGAAGATACATTTTCTGataaagaggaagatgatgatgatgatgacgctACTGAAGAGGGTAGCAAGGAGGAAGAA AAATCTCCTCCAAAGAAATCTTCCACCACAAAGTCTACAAAGAAATCAGAAAAGTCAGAACAGACTGCATCAGATGACAGTGACCAAGATGTTCATGAAAATAAGAATGCAAAAAAG ACAAAAAAGAAAGCTGCAACAAAGAGGAAAGTTCCAGCAAAGCCTGTCCCAAAAACCAAGAAAGCTGACAGCAGCAGCAACCGAGGGAAAAAGAAAGCAAGCAAGAGCAAGG ATAAAAGTGAAAGCTCTGATGATGATCAGCCATTGATCAAGATGGTTAAAAAATACCCACCAACTCAAGAACAGTTAAAGGAGACAATCAAGGATCTCTTGAAAGATGCCAACTTGGAGGAAGTTACGATGAACCAGATTACCCGAAAA GTTTATGACAAGTATCCTGACTTTGATCTGAGCAGCAGAAAGGAATTCATCCGGGAGACAGTTAAAGGT tTGATATCCTGA
- the LOC132103301 gene encoding sterol regulatory element-binding protein cleavage-activating protein-like, with protein MTVRERLRQNISAAFYRHGLLCSSYPVPIILFTSASILTCCYPLLKLPLPGTGPVEFTTGVRDYLTPSHESQGDLSERPDWYRGPPVAYIQQVLVKAAVSPWDNSLVPVDVFRSPLGRVFSVLEEIRNHVYTDRSLEALCLQVTDLLPGLRRMQAVLPEHGCLLVSPGNYWQNRRDLFDADPDLLKTVHQHEPKGLHTSATLKDLLFGVPGKQTGVSLYSKKRVVTYTITIALSSYDARFVASLRARLKQLHPSANCSLREDHMVHVHFKEEIGIAELIPLVTTYIILFAYIYFSTRKIDMVKSKWGLALAAVVTVLSSLLMSVGLCTLFGLTPTLNGGEIFPYLVVVIGLENVLVLTKSVVSTPVDLEVKLRIAQGLSNESWSIMKNMATELCIILIGYFTFVPAIQEFCLFAVVGLVSDFFLQMFFFTTVLSIDIRRMELADLNRRLPAEAGMPPPKPGPLRPRETPPPPRPSPHTITLQAPAFRNLRLPKRLRVVYFLARTRLAQRIIMVGTVIWIGILVYTDPAGLRTFIAAQVSEQSPLGEAGLPPHLGVAPVFPGGDPTSTLSVLPAPEPTPLPENQSRGHRAARPEVAPVSSPQITWGPEDEELWRRLSFRHWPSLFSYYNITLAKRYISILPVIPVTLHLSPQEAIDTRHPQDTRHAPPPSIKTSDLQTDLTLYKVAALGLFAGVVLVLLLFCLYRVLCPRNYGQNGVPHGRRRRGDLPCDEYGYSPPISEISPLLLRGHSMDIECLASDGMLLASCCLAGHIRVWDAQTGDCLTVIPNNGLRRSSSSGCWEHRDGWDHLSACEAESLLGGDFREPGGGAVGGPDVDIFPIRRRTTPARPALFGDQPDLTPLIDTNFGSSPPSQTLSSSGFDFGGLVEKAYQEHEPSPALAFPPSPPPASQQRRRSLGDQPVLPPELPPQNNGDWDSSVWAMELRGNLIATGRSSGKLQLWDAVEGSLRCSNEDGVSGITALAFLNNRIVAARLNGSLDFFTVEITKPLGLLQYRGPPGRGSLPPSPCYSSEDVISCQLTRSVQCAHQKPITVLKAAAGRVVTGSQDHTVRVYRLEDSCCLFTLQGHSGGITAIYIDQTMVLASGGQDGAICVWDVLTGSRVSHVYGHRGDVTSLVCTTSCIISSGLDDLICIWDRSTGIKLYSIQQEVGCGASLGVISESLLVTGGQGCVSFWDLNYGDLLQTVYLGQSSEGQSVRQLLVLDNAAIVCDFGNELSLVYVPSVLEKLD; from the exons ATGACGGTGAGAGAGCGGCTTCGGCAGAACATCTCAGCCGCCTTCTACCGGCACGGCCTGCTATGCTCCTCCTACCCAGTTCCCATCATTCTCTTCACATCTGCCAGCATCCTGACCTGCTG TTATCCTCTGCTGAAGCTGCCTCTGCCAGGAACAGGGCCTGTCGAGTTCACCACTGGAGTACGAGACTACTTGACCCCATCCCATGAGTCCCAGGGCGATCTGTCTGAGCGCCCTGATTGG TATCGGGGTCCTCCGGTGGCCTACATCCAGCAGGTCTTGGTCAAGGCAGCGGTCTCACCATGGGACAACAGTCTGGTTCCTGTGGACGTGTTCCGCTCTCCCCTTGGGCGTGTTTTCAGTGTTCTGGAGGAGATCAGAAACCATGTTTACACAGACAG AAGTCTGGAGGCGCTGTGCTTGCAGGTGACGGACCTGTTGCCAGGGTTGCGGCGCATGCAGGCAGTCCTTCCAGAGCACGGCTGCCTGCTGGTATCCCCTGGCAACTATTGGCAGAATCGGCGTGACCTGTTTGATGCCGATCCAGACCTCCTGAAGACAGTCCACCAACATGAACCCAAAGGCCTTCATACTTCAGCCACTCTGAAAG ATTTACTCTTTGGTGTCCCGGGGAAGCAGACGGGTGTAAGCCTGTACAGCAAGAAGAGAGTGGTGACGTACACCATCACAATTGCACTAAGCTCCTATGATGCAAG GTTTGTAGCCAGTCTCCGAGCACGTCTGAAACAGCTTCATCCTTCAGCGAACTGCAGTCTGCGGGAAGACCACATGGTGCACGTCCATTTCAAAGAGGAGATTGGTATCGCTGAGCTCATCCCTCTGGTCACCACCTACATCATCCTTTTTGCTTACATCTACTTCTCCACCC GAAAGATTGACATGGTGAAATCCAAATGGGGCTTGGCGCTGGCTGCTGTGGTGACGGTTCTCAGCTCTCTGCTCATGTCTGTGGGACTCTGCACTTTGTTTGGCCTGACACCCACGCTGAATGGAGG GGAAATCTTCCCTTACCTTGTGGTGGTAATTGGTTTGGAAAATGTCCTTGTCCTCACCAAGTCTGTTGTGTCAACGCCTGTCGACCTTGAAGTTAAACTGCGTATTGCTCAAG GTCTAAGCAATGAGAGCTGGTCCATCATGAAGAATATGGCCACTGAACTGTGCATAATTCTCATTGGATACTTCACTTTTGTACCAGCAATTCAG GAGTTCTGTCTGTTTGCTGTGGTGGGTCTGGTGTCCGACTTCTTCCTGCAGATGTTTTTCTTCACCACTGTGCTGTCTATTGACATCCGCCGCATGGAG TTGGCTGATCTGAACAGGCGTCTCCCAGCTGAAGCGGGGATGCCTCCACCTAAACCAGGCCCTTTACGTCCACGAGAGACACCTCCGCCACCCCGTCCTTCTCCCCACACCATCACCCTTCAGGCTCCTGCGTTCCGAAACCTCCGCTTGCCCAAGAGGCTCAGGGTGGTGTACTTCCTAGCCCGCACTCGCCTGGCTCAGAGAATCATCATG GTTGGCACTGTGATCTGGATTGGGATCTTGGTCTACACGGACCCTGCTGGTCTGAGGACTTTCATTGCTGCCCAGGTGTCAGAGCAGAGCCCTCTTGGGGAGGCGGGGCTTCCTCCTCACCTGGGCGTTGCTCCAGTGTTTCCTGGTGGAGACCCAACCAGCACACTGAGCGTGCTTCCTGCCCCTGAACCCACTCCTCTACCCGAAAACCAATCCCGGGGTCACCGAGCAGCCCGCCCAGAAGTTGCCCCTGTGTCCAGCCCCCAGATCACTTGGGGCCCTGAGGATGAGGAGCTATGGAGGCGGCTTTCTTTCCGCCACTGGCCCTCACTCTTTAGCTATTACAATATCACTCTTGCAAAGAG GTACATCAGCATTCTTCCAGTCATCCCCGTCACGCTCCATCTAAGCCCACAAGAGGCCATAGACACACGCCATCCCCAGGATACACGCCACGCTCCTCCTCCCAGCATCAAGACCTCCGATCTGCAGACAGACCTCACACTCTACAA gGTGGCAGCTCTTGGACTTTTCGCTGGTGTGGTGTTAGTTCTTTTACTCTTCTGTCTGTATCGTGTGCTCTGCCCACGGAACTACGGGCAGAACGGGGTTCCCCATGGGCGGCGCCGCCGTGGAGACCTGCCCTGCGATGAGTACGGCTACTCACCGCCAATCAGTGAAATTTCCCCTCTGCTGCTGAGAGGCCACAGCATG GACATTGAGTGTCTGGCCAGTGATGGCATGCTGCTGGCCAGCTGTTGTCTGGCGGGACATATCCGTGTGTGGGACGCACAGACAGGAGACTGTCTCACTGTCATACCCAACAATGG TCTGCGCAGGAGCAGCAGCAGTGGTTGTTGGGAGCACCGTGATGGCTGGGATCACTTAAGTGCTTGTGAGGCTGAGAGCCTCTTGGGGGGAGATTTTCGGGAACCGGGAGGAGGAGCTGTGGGAGGACCAGATGTAGATATCTTCCCAATAAGGAGGAGGACCACCCCTGCACGCCCTGCCCTGTTTGGGGACCAGCCGGACCTCACCCCTCTCATCGACACCAACTTCGGGTCATCACCCCCATCTCAGACTTTAAGCAGCTCTGGCTTTGATTTCGGGGGATTGGTAGAGAAAGCGTACCAGGAGCATGAGCCCTCACCAGCACTTGCCTTCCCGCCTTCTCCTCCTCCAGCTTCACAACAAAGGCGACGTAGCCTCGGGGACCAGCCTGTGTTACCCCCAGAGCTCCCCCCACAGAATAATGGCGACTGGGACAGCTCGGTGTGGGCCATGGAGCTGAGGGGTAACCTCATTGCCACAGGCCGCAGCAGTGGCAAACTGCag CTGTGGGATGCAGTAGAGGGATCATTACGGTGCAGTAATGAAGATGGAGTATCTGGAATCACTGCCTTGGCTTTTCTCAATAACAG AATTGTGGCTGCTCGTTTAAATGGCTCACTGGATTTCTTCACAGTGGAGATCACCAAGCCTCTTGGATTGTTGCAGTATCGTG GACCTCCAGGCCGAGGCAGTCTGCCCCCCTCCCCCTGTTACAGCAGTGAGGATGTGATCAGCTGTCAGCTGACGCGCTCAGTGCAGTGTGCCCACCAGAAGCCCATCACTGTGCTCAAAGCTGCCGCTGGCAGAGTGGTCACCGGCAGCCAGGATCATACAGTCAGG gtgtATCGTTTGGAAGATTCTTGTTGCCTCTTCACCCTGCAGGGCCACTCAGGTGGTATAACTGCCATATACATAGACCAG ACCATGGTTCTAGCCAGTGGGGGCCAAGACGGCGCCATCTGTGTGTGGGACGTCCTAACAGGCAGCCGAGTGAGCCACGTGTATGGTCACCGTGGTGATGTCACCTCATTGGTTTGCACAACTTCCTGTATCATTAGCAGTGGGTTGGATGACCTCATTTGCATTTGGGACCGTAGTACAGGCATAAAGCTGTACTCCATACAACAG GAGGTGGGCTGTGGGGCCAGTCTAGGGGTGATCTCTGAAAGCCTGCTGGTGACGGGAGGACAAGGTTGTGTGTCATTTTGGGACCTGAACTATGGGGACCTGCTGCAGACGGTGTACCTGGGCCAGAGCAGCGAAGGTCAGAGCGTCAGGCAGCTCCTGGTTCTGGACAATGCCGCCATCGTCTGTGACTTTGGTAATGAGCTCAGCCTAGTCTACGTCCCCTCCGTTCTGGAGAAGCtggactga